The proteins below are encoded in one region of Gimesia chilikensis:
- a CDS encoding DUF1559 family PulG-like putative transporter, which translates to MESETGTTTRKTRRWPKVLVGFLLGAVVVSGCLGILFPIQTLFYLAGGWFLFLKRVLPSVSVSLSGIITAFAFLVLMAVIIQLLGTFLIRNVRMKTDMTPLSSWRIRWTGFCLLLLVVAFTGGFAVVGVAHQSAWIVTASEGIIGLASGHRGPGRKERSQRKLKNIAYETINFASGAEGNRFPGGSISSTGLPLHSWETELLPYLGRLKYYQQIDRFQPWNSKTNAKLFQKPIREFLMPGSEWPEQNNQGFGLSYYALNSHISGLKERASLNRIPDGVSNTLLGGEVVSQLRAWGDPVNFRDPALGINSHQEGFGGPWQQRRGANMVFLDGSARFINENIDPEILKALATPHGGEDVSTFLKGR; encoded by the coding sequence TGCTGGTCGGGTTCCTGCTCGGCGCAGTCGTAGTGTCGGGCTGTCTGGGAATTCTGTTTCCGATACAGACCCTCTTCTACCTGGCTGGGGGATGGTTCCTCTTTTTAAAACGTGTGCTTCCATCAGTGTCTGTTTCCCTCTCCGGGATCATCACAGCGTTTGCGTTTCTGGTTTTAATGGCGGTAATCATCCAGTTACTCGGCACTTTCCTGATACGCAATGTCAGAATGAAAACTGATATGACTCCATTATCCAGCTGGCGTATCCGCTGGACCGGTTTCTGTCTGCTGCTGCTCGTCGTCGCCTTTACGGGTGGGTTCGCCGTGGTTGGAGTAGCGCACCAGAGTGCCTGGATTGTGACGGCTTCGGAGGGCATCATCGGCTTAGCTTCAGGACATCGCGGGCCAGGTAGGAAAGAACGTTCCCAGAGAAAGCTCAAAAATATTGCATATGAGACGATCAACTTTGCATCAGGGGCAGAGGGGAATAGATTTCCGGGGGGAAGCATCTCATCCACCGGACTACCGTTGCATAGTTGGGAAACAGAATTGCTGCCTTATTTGGGACGTTTGAAATATTATCAGCAGATCGACAGGTTTCAGCCTTGGAATTCAAAAACCAATGCGAAACTGTTTCAGAAACCAATTCGGGAATTCCTGATGCCGGGCTCGGAATGGCCAGAACAGAATAATCAGGGCTTTGGTCTGTCTTATTATGCCTTGAATAGTCACATCAGTGGTCTCAAGGAGCGTGCCAGCCTGAATCGCATTCCGGACGGGGTATCCAATACATTGCTCGGAGGCGAAGTCGTCAGTCAACTGCGTGCGTGGGGTGATCCCGTCAATTTTCGCGATCCCGCACTGGGCATCAATTCACATCAGGAAGGCTTTGGTGGTCCCTGGCAACAGCGGCGGGGGGCGAACATGGTCTTTCTCGATGGCAGTGCCCGCTTCATTAATGAAAACATCGACCCCGAAATATTGAAAGCCCTGGCAACGCCCCATGGTGGCGAAGATGTCAGCACGTTCCTGAAGGGGAGGTAA
- a CDS encoding DUF1559 domain-containing protein yields MTTDPETTGPGSTDSEQSTPQKSVDWIARGISVLTLAGFMACLGVMLPFVIGFHLLFGWVAYLKRVLNTQTLVVSQLVWLILFLALIVVALHVLLKQGYHWSQRLQSAEPDVAPLNSWPKQWTCSVLLFLLILAGSGVAVVEIGRQVWSMTTGDERLVTAYNSYNAARRSASKNNLKQIGLALHNYHDLHDRLPPGGIFNQTGQPQHSWMTQILPYVDQAPLYNKVDFHQPWTAADNRDIFTTELYGYQIPGPRLNREEPELPHGYQPAGYAANARVLNVNSGLNFKEIKDGLSNTLLAGEVNSQLKAWGDPTNFRDPALGINAHPRGFGGPFKGGANCLLGDGSARFINENIDPAVLKALATPNGGEDVSDFLEDW; encoded by the coding sequence ATGACAACCGACCCGGAAACCACGGGACCCGGATCCACGGACTCAGAGCAGTCGACTCCACAGAAATCGGTAGACTGGATTGCGCGGGGGATCAGCGTCTTGACGCTGGCGGGATTCATGGCCTGCCTGGGAGTTATGTTGCCTTTCGTGATCGGCTTTCATCTCCTGTTCGGCTGGGTGGCCTATCTCAAACGCGTGTTGAATACGCAGACCCTGGTCGTCTCACAACTGGTCTGGTTGATTCTCTTTCTGGCGTTGATCGTCGTGGCCCTGCATGTGTTGCTGAAACAGGGGTATCACTGGTCACAACGACTGCAGTCGGCCGAGCCGGACGTCGCCCCCCTGAACTCCTGGCCTAAACAGTGGACCTGTTCGGTGCTGCTGTTCCTGTTGATCCTGGCCGGGAGCGGAGTGGCCGTCGTGGAAATCGGCCGGCAGGTCTGGTCGATGACCACCGGCGATGAGCGGCTTGTGACAGCCTATAATTCGTATAATGCAGCCAGACGTAGTGCTTCCAAAAACAATCTCAAACAGATTGGCCTGGCGCTGCATAACTACCACGACCTCCATGATCGCCTGCCACCCGGCGGAATTTTCAATCAGACCGGACAGCCACAACACAGCTGGATGACGCAGATCCTGCCTTATGTAGACCAGGCACCCCTGTATAACAAGGTCGATTTTCATCAACCCTGGACCGCCGCGGACAATCGTGACATCTTTACTACAGAACTGTATGGGTATCAGATTCCCGGTCCCCGCTTGAACAGGGAAGAACCGGAACTCCCCCACGGATACCAGCCGGCCGGATACGCGGCGAACGCACGTGTCCTGAATGTGAACTCGGGACTGAACTTCAAAGAGATCAAGGACGGTCTTTCCAACACACTGCTGGCGGGCGAAGTCAATTCGCAGCTCAAAGCCTGGGGCGATCCGACCAACTTCCGCGATCCGGCGCTGGGAATCAATGCTCACCCGCGCGGCTTTGGTGGTCCTTTCAAAGGCGGTGCCAATTGCCTGCTGGGAGATGGTTCGGCCCGCTTCATTAATGAAAACATCGACCCGGCCGTGCTTAAAGCACTCGCCACACCCAACGGCGGCGAAGACGTCAGTGATTTTCTGGAGGACTGGTAA
- a CDS encoding DUF1559 family PulG-like putative transporter, which translates to MSNETKTVPRPARGLGFKLLIVAGCLMILFAIMVYCFFLLLLGVVYPFRVGYHLLAGWYLYLQRAGNSLSSSPTQIVWCVVILVFIGAVLHLLLKRGYRLRFQSENSSAVWQPRWTCTILALLLLLLGSSFAVTELTQQVWALATSQERISFAFDSQGGWKRELSGDQLAELGLALHSHQDVYGHFPAGGTFDQTGQPQHSWLTHLLPFLGEERLYRQIDLDQPWSADANRSPFQQPLYYCLNPGLRETYRGGTEGEPTSAGYQPAQYAANSHVMNANAAPGFQEISDGSSNTLLAGEVNAQFKAWGDPTNFRDPTRGINADPHGFGGPFQGGAQFLMVDGSVRFINENIDPAILKALTTPNGGEPVGEGSVAP; encoded by the coding sequence ATGTCGAACGAAACGAAAACCGTTCCCCGTCCTGCCCGCGGCCTGGGCTTCAAACTACTGATCGTGGCTGGCTGCCTGATGATCCTGTTTGCGATAATGGTTTACTGTTTCTTTCTGCTGCTGCTAGGAGTCGTCTATCCGTTTCGCGTCGGGTATCACCTGCTGGCCGGCTGGTATCTGTATCTGCAGCGCGCGGGGAACAGCTTGAGTAGTTCTCCTACGCAGATCGTCTGGTGTGTCGTCATTCTCGTTTTCATAGGCGCCGTCCTGCATCTGTTATTAAAACGTGGCTATCGCCTGCGATTTCAGTCAGAGAATTCATCCGCAGTCTGGCAACCACGGTGGACCTGTACCATCCTGGCGTTGTTGCTGCTGCTGTTGGGCAGCAGCTTTGCAGTGACCGAGCTGACGCAACAGGTCTGGGCGCTGGCTACCAGTCAGGAACGAATCTCATTCGCGTTTGACAGTCAAGGCGGCTGGAAGCGCGAGCTGTCCGGCGATCAACTCGCAGAACTCGGGCTGGCGCTGCACAGTCACCAGGATGTCTATGGGCACTTTCCGGCAGGGGGCACCTTCGATCAAACCGGTCAGCCACAGCACAGCTGGCTCACACACCTGCTCCCCTTCCTGGGGGAAGAGCGGCTCTATCGTCAGATCGACCTCGACCAGCCCTGGTCAGCCGACGCCAACCGTAGCCCTTTTCAACAGCCCTTGTACTACTGCCTGAATCCCGGTCTGCGGGAGACCTACCGCGGGGGAACCGAGGGCGAACCGACTTCCGCAGGCTACCAGCCCGCGCAATACGCGGCTAACTCGCATGTCATGAATGCGAATGCGGCGCCGGGTTTCCAGGAGATCAGCGACGGCAGTTCGAATACGCTGCTCGCAGGAGAAGTGAACGCGCAGTTCAAGGCCTGGGGTGATCCAACCAACTTCCGCGATCCAACGCGGGGCATCAACGCTGACCCGCATGGCTTTGGCGGTCCCTTTCAGGGCGGTGCCCAGTTTCTGATGGTCGACGGCTCCGTCCGTTTCATCAATGAAAACATCGATCCTGCCATCCTCAAAGCCCTGACAACACCCAATGGCGGCGAACCGGTGGGGGAGGGGAGTGTGGCACCATGA